A part of Caretta caretta isolate rCarCar2 chromosome 1, rCarCar1.hap1, whole genome shotgun sequence genomic DNA contains:
- the ATP5PF gene encoding ATP synthase peripheral stalk subunit F6, mitochondrial encodes MILQQLFRFSSIFRSAISVHLRRNIGLSAIVFNKAKELDPVQKLFIDKIREYNMKSQKAGGPADVGPEYQKDMAEEIAKIQRLYGGGDLTKFPDFKFEEPNFEESQK; translated from the exons ATGATTCTCCAACAGCTATTCAGGTTTTCCTCCATTTTCCGCTCTGCCATCTCAGTACACTTGCGTAGGAACATTGGCCTTTCTGCTATAGTGTTTAATAAGGCGAAGGAACTTGATCCAGTTCAGAAGCTTTTTATAGACAAGATCAGAGAATACAACATGAAGAGCCA GAAAGCTGGCGGTCCAGCTGATGTAGGCCCTGAATACCAGAAAGACATGGCTGAAGAAATTGCCAAAATTCAGCGGTTGTATGGTGGGGGAGACCTGACCAAATTTCCAGACTTCAAATTTGAGG AGCCCAACTTTGAAGAGTCTCAAAAATGA